A single Candidatus Cloacimonas sp. DNA region contains:
- the rnhC gene encoding ribonuclease HIII, whose protein sequence is MHKEIEKYLADLLPELQKAGIAIDEQQEIDYGVQIRVSRHHYKSILNIYYSQKKGISTVPMGLNNPLKKLLSDLCFLQEELDLKMPPIHNWNAWIGSDECGKGDYFGPLIVCAFAFERKQEKEFKNIGVMDSKKLKTDDIYRIAKYLYKNYANCINCIVLKPEKYNELIAKFKQQGKSLNDLLAWLHSTAIMDLQKKHPESEGALVDQFSNAQKVWRALKEKKFPLPCIERTGAEVDFAVAAASIIARYQFLESFAAMREFYQLNFPQGSQRIVIKFAQDFIHQYGEKRLGEVAKLHFKTTNQISTS, encoded by the coding sequence ATGCATAAAGAAATTGAGAAATACCTTGCCGATCTGTTGCCGGAATTACAAAAAGCTGGAATTGCCATTGATGAACAGCAAGAAATTGATTATGGAGTTCAAATAAGGGTTTCCCGCCATCATTATAAAAGTATCCTAAACATATACTATTCACAAAAAAAGGGAATTTCAACCGTTCCCATGGGACTGAATAATCCGCTGAAAAAATTGCTATCGGACTTGTGTTTCCTTCAGGAAGAATTGGATTTAAAAATGCCTCCGATCCATAATTGGAATGCCTGGATCGGTAGTGATGAATGTGGTAAAGGTGATTATTTTGGACCCCTGATTGTGTGTGCCTTTGCCTTTGAAAGAAAGCAGGAAAAGGAATTTAAAAATATTGGCGTGATGGATAGCAAAAAGCTAAAGACCGATGATATCTATAGAATTGCCAAATACCTCTATAAGAATTATGCCAACTGCATCAATTGCATAGTTTTGAAGCCGGAAAAATATAATGAACTGATTGCCAAATTCAAACAACAGGGTAAATCGTTGAATGATTTGCTTGCCTGGCTTCATTCTACGGCTATTATGGACTTGCAAAAAAAACATCCGGAAAGCGAAGGTGCGCTGGTGGATCAATTCAGCAATGCTCAAAAAGTGTGGAGAGCCCTAAAAGAAAAAAAGTTTCCTCTTCCTTGTATAGAAAGAACCGGTGCGGAAGTTGATTTTGCGGTGGCGGCTGCCTCGATAATCGCTCGGTATCAATTTTTGGAAAGTTTTGCTGCAATGCGTGAATTCTATCAGCTAAATTTTCCCCAAGGTTCACAGAGGATAGTGATTAAATTTGCTCAGGATTTTATTCACCAATATGGGGAAAAACGCTTGGGCGAAGTTGCCAAACTGCATTTTAAAACCACCAACCAGATATCCACAAGCTAA
- a CDS encoding folylpolyglutamate synthase/dihydrofolate synthase family protein, with product MLYKEFLDHIYKRYSGNVKLELNRMTGLLTDMGNPQRKLNGFHIGGTNGKGSVSATLEALCMASGLKTALNTSPHLVNYSERFRINGFELPFTTILNTFRSYETLFKKWDASFFEITTALAFAMFSSQEVDVAVIEVGLGGRLDATNLFTPDVSVITNVGLDHIKTLGGTLEIIAAEKAGIIKKGIPLVIGDMETSPRAIVEGVAMAKQVPVFRFARDWDIEILSDSLAGICFNYSFGKYEFPSLEANLMGEHQAVNVGTALTAFLLYLEKKNIPVSEENIRTALKQINWKGRLQILSQKPLVITDGAHNVHGVNALLRTLDKVFPGRKVKFLIAILRDKDYPDMISLFCSKAEFIYVTKNQSERAASIEEQVEEIKKHNVPYKTAPTVAEAYNLALQECSSDDVLIACGSLYTVGELLAIPMD from the coding sequence ATGCTCTATAAAGAATTTCTTGATCATATCTACAAACGCTATTCCGGTAATGTAAAACTGGAATTAAATCGGATGACGGGTCTGCTTACCGATATGGGTAACCCGCAGCGTAAACTAAACGGTTTTCACATTGGTGGAACTAATGGTAAAGGAAGTGTATCTGCAACTTTGGAAGCGCTTTGTATGGCAAGTGGACTAAAAACTGCACTGAATACTTCTCCCCATCTTGTTAATTATAGTGAACGCTTTCGGATTAATGGTTTTGAACTGCCTTTTACCACTATTTTAAATACTTTTCGGAGCTATGAAACCCTGTTCAAAAAATGGGATGCCTCTTTCTTTGAAATAACTACGGCTCTTGCCTTTGCAATGTTTAGTAGCCAAGAAGTTGATGTAGCCGTTATAGAAGTAGGTTTGGGAGGACGCTTGGATGCCACGAATCTGTTTACTCCCGATGTTTCGGTTATCACTAATGTTGGTTTGGATCATATAAAGACCTTGGGTGGAACCTTGGAAATTATTGCGGCGGAAAAAGCCGGAATCATCAAAAAAGGGATACCTTTGGTGATAGGTGATATGGAAACATCTCCTCGCGCTATAGTTGAGGGAGTGGCAATGGCAAAACAAGTGCCTGTTTTTCGGTTTGCTCGCGATTGGGACATAGAAATACTTTCAGATTCTCTTGCTGGAATATGCTTTAACTATAGTTTTGGCAAATATGAATTCCCAAGTTTGGAAGCCAATTTGATGGGAGAACATCAAGCAGTTAATGTCGGAACGGCTTTAACCGCTTTCCTGTTATATTTGGAAAAGAAAAACATACCTGTTTCGGAAGAAAATATCCGCACCGCTTTGAAACAAATTAACTGGAAGGGCAGATTGCAAATTTTATCCCAAAAGCCATTAGTAATAACGGATGGAGCTCACAATGTGCACGGAGTGAATGCACTCTTACGAACTTTGGATAAGGTGTTTCCGGGGCGGAAAGTGAAATTTCTCATTGCCATCTTAAGAGATAAAGATTATCCTGATATGATTTCGCTCTTCTGTAGCAAAGCTGAATTTATCTATGTTACGAAAAATCAATCGGAACGTGCTGCCAGTATTGAAGAACAAGTGGAAGAAATAAAAAAACACAATGTTCCCTATAAAACTGCTCCAACTGTTGCCGAAGCATATAATTTGGCTTTACAGGAATGTTCATCGGACGATGTTTTAATTGCCTGCGGTTCTTTATATACGGTGGGAGAACTTCTTGCCATACCAATGGATTGA
- a CDS encoding transglycosylase SLT domain-containing protein — MRKKVKRNKLSRNRIKKIISALLILFLLLILVYNPISLRLMTIGVAVYYGINPVIFYRLIKTESSFRSFAISDAQAIGLGQIKESTAFYIHKEHKKGYLFLPLYNLKLAAKYLVYLKDRYNGNWSLTLAAYNWGESNVNRRIRKIKIEENKDYREYFSDIPETYRYISKILYTKNKA; from the coding sequence ATGAGAAAGAAAGTAAAAAGAAATAAGCTGAGCCGCAACAGAATAAAAAAGATAATCAGCGCCCTGCTGATCCTTTTTCTGTTGCTGATATTGGTCTATAATCCAATTTCCTTGCGCTTGATGACTATTGGCGTTGCAGTTTATTATGGCATAAACCCAGTGATTTTCTATCGTCTGATAAAAACGGAAAGTTCTTTTCGGAGTTTTGCCATTTCCGATGCCCAAGCCATTGGTTTGGGTCAAATAAAAGAATCCACCGCTTTTTACATTCACAAAGAGCATAAAAAGGGCTATTTATTTTTGCCGCTCTACAATCTAAAACTGGCAGCCAAGTATCTGGTGTATCTAAAAGATAGATATAATGGAAATTGGAGTTTAACTTTGGCTGCCTACAATTGGGGTGAAAGTAATGTTAATCGTCGGATTAGAAAGATAAAAATTGAAGAAAACAAGGACTATCGTGAATATTTTAGCGATATCCCAGAGACCTATCGGTATATCAGCAAAATTCTCTATACCAAAAATAAAGCTTGA